One Streptomyces sp. SAI-135 DNA segment encodes these proteins:
- a CDS encoding dihydrodipicolinate synthase family protein, with translation MSSESFETQRAALADVVAIPVTPFAEDGTVDQDTHRALLRRLLDGGITTLTPNGNTGEFYALSPEERRLVTELTVEEARDRASVLVGVGHDVPTAVACARHARQLGATMVMVHQPVHPYVSQDGWIDYHREIASAVPELGVVPYIRNARLRGERLAELADSCPNVIGVKYAVPDAAKFAAFARDAGLERFVWVAGLAEPYAPSYFSAGATGFTSGLVNVAPAVSLNMIEALRSGDYPAAMKVWEQIRRFEELRAANGSADNVTVVKEALASLGLCRREVRPPSRELPEAERAEVAAIAAGWSI, from the coding sequence ATGAGCAGCGAGAGCTTCGAGACCCAGCGGGCGGCCCTGGCCGACGTGGTGGCGATCCCGGTGACCCCGTTCGCCGAGGACGGCACCGTCGACCAGGACACCCACCGGGCCCTGCTGCGCCGGTTGCTCGACGGAGGGATCACCACCCTCACCCCCAACGGCAACACCGGCGAGTTCTACGCCCTCAGCCCCGAAGAGCGCCGCCTGGTCACCGAGTTGACCGTCGAGGAGGCCCGGGACCGGGCGAGCGTCCTCGTCGGCGTCGGCCACGACGTGCCCACCGCCGTCGCCTGCGCCCGGCACGCCCGGCAGCTCGGCGCGACCATGGTCATGGTCCACCAGCCCGTCCACCCCTACGTCTCGCAGGACGGCTGGATCGACTACCACCGGGAGATCGCCTCGGCCGTCCCGGAGCTCGGGGTCGTCCCGTACATCCGCAACGCCCGGCTTCGCGGTGAACGACTGGCCGAACTCGCCGACTCCTGCCCGAACGTGATCGGCGTGAAGTACGCCGTCCCGGACGCCGCCAAGTTCGCCGCCTTCGCCCGGGACGCGGGGCTGGAACGCTTCGTGTGGGTGGCCGGGCTCGCCGAGCCCTACGCGCCCTCGTACTTCTCGGCGGGCGCCACCGGCTTCACCTCGGGGCTGGTGAACGTCGCCCCGGCCGTTTCGCTGAACATGATCGAAGCGCTTCGATCCGGTGACTACCCGGCCGCCATGAAGGTCTGGGAGCAGATCCGCCGCTTCGAGGAACTCCGCGCCGCCAACGGCTCCGCCGACAACGTCACCGTCGTCAAGGAGGCCCTCGCCTCCCTCGGCCTGTGCCGCCGCGAAGTGCGCCCGCCGAGCCGCGAGCTGCCCGAGGCCGAGCGCGCCGAGGTCGCCGCGATAGCCGCCGGGTGGTCGATATGA
- a CDS encoding TIGR03086 family metal-binding protein: MTVPPLDLGPQTRVIALLAEGVTDDQLGHATPCPQYAVRHLLGHLLGLSAAFRDAARKDLGATTDTPPTDSLPDIGPGRREELPKVLDELAEAWRDPAAWTGMTRAGGVDLPAEVAAAVAVDELVVHGWDLAMATGQPYDPDPDALRAAYDFLQASADDPSRDAIFGPIVPVPQDAPLLDRALGLSGRNPGWTP, encoded by the coding sequence ATGACCGTCCCGCCGCTGGACCTCGGACCGCAGACCCGCGTCATCGCCCTGCTGGCCGAGGGCGTCACCGATGATCAGCTGGGGCATGCCACACCGTGTCCGCAGTACGCGGTGCGCCATCTGCTCGGCCATCTGCTCGGCCTCTCCGCCGCCTTCCGTGACGCCGCCCGCAAGGACCTCGGCGCCACCACCGACACCCCGCCCACCGACTCCCTCCCGGACATCGGCCCCGGCCGGCGCGAGGAGCTGCCCAAGGTCCTCGACGAGCTCGCCGAGGCCTGGCGCGACCCGGCCGCCTGGACCGGTATGACCCGCGCGGGCGGTGTCGACCTGCCCGCCGAGGTCGCGGCCGCCGTCGCCGTGGACGAACTGGTCGTCCACGGCTGGGACCTGGCCATGGCCACCGGCCAGCCGTACGACCCGGACCCCGACGCGCTCCGGGCGGCGTACGACTTCCTCCAGGCGTCCGCCGACGACCCGAGCCGGGACGCCATCTTCGGCCCGATCGTCCCGGTGCCCCAGGACGCACCGCTGCTGGACCGGGCCCTGGGCCTGAGCGGGCGGAACCCGGGCTGGACGCCGTAG
- a CDS encoding MFS transporter, translated as MRKTWAVLHDRDARLCLTGVLVSGFGTSALWLVSGVWVKDLTGSDSLAALCMLAMWVPTLAGPLLGTIADRGRRKPLLIGGNLLLAALLPVLLTERVAVVLAVLLVYGATGVVLDAVESALVAGAVAPSLLGDFNGLRMAVNEGMKLVAPLAGAGLYALSGGPAVALLDAATFVLAALLYRGLHVREDGPRPSSRRTPFVEGARHIGAHPTLRPLILAGATTMLFAGINGALMYAVIDGLGHSPAYAGVLYAVQGAGSVAVGLVSGPALRRLGERRFAAYGIALTAVGAGLRAIPSDPPALACSAAIGAGLPCVLIAALTAVQRATPNALLGRTVATANTLVYTPNVLGLAVGAALVEPVDQRPLSAVLGVVWLAASLPLFQRPASASRIASRSPSDANPA; from the coding sequence ATGAGGAAGACATGGGCGGTGCTCCACGACCGCGACGCCAGGCTCTGTCTCACCGGAGTGCTCGTCTCCGGTTTCGGCACCTCGGCCCTGTGGCTGGTGTCCGGCGTCTGGGTCAAGGACCTCACCGGTTCGGACAGCCTGGCCGCGCTGTGCATGCTCGCGATGTGGGTCCCGACCCTGGCGGGCCCGCTGCTCGGCACGATCGCCGACCGGGGCCGCCGCAAACCGCTGCTGATCGGCGGCAACCTGCTGTTGGCGGCCCTGCTGCCGGTCCTGCTCACCGAGCGGGTCGCCGTCGTCCTCGCGGTCCTCCTCGTCTACGGCGCGACGGGCGTCGTCCTCGACGCGGTGGAGTCGGCCCTGGTCGCCGGCGCCGTCGCCCCGTCCCTGCTCGGCGACTTCAACGGGCTGCGGATGGCGGTCAACGAGGGCATGAAACTGGTGGCGCCCCTGGCCGGAGCGGGTCTCTACGCCCTCAGCGGCGGCCCGGCGGTGGCGCTGCTGGACGCGGCCACGTTCGTGCTCGCCGCGCTCCTGTACCGCGGTCTGCACGTCCGGGAGGACGGGCCCAGGCCGTCCTCACGGCGCACCCCGTTCGTCGAAGGCGCCCGCCACATAGGGGCTCACCCCACACTCCGCCCCCTGATCCTGGCGGGCGCCACCACCATGCTCTTCGCGGGGATCAACGGCGCGCTGATGTACGCCGTGATCGACGGCCTCGGCCACTCCCCCGCGTACGCCGGTGTGCTGTACGCCGTCCAGGGCGCCGGTTCGGTGGCGGTGGGACTGGTCTCCGGGCCCGCCCTGCGCCGACTGGGCGAGCGCCGGTTCGCCGCGTACGGCATCGCCCTGACCGCCGTGGGCGCCGGACTGCGGGCGATCCCCTCCGACCCGCCGGCCCTGGCGTGCAGCGCCGCCATCGGCGCGGGCCTGCCCTGTGTGCTGATCGCCGCGCTCACCGCCGTGCAGCGTGCGACCCCGAACGCCCTGCTGGGCCGTACGGTCGCCACCGCCAACACCCTGGTGTACACCCCGAACGTGCTCGGTCTCGCGGTGGGCGCGGCCCTGGTCGAACCGGTCGACCAGCGGCCGCTGTCCGCCGTCCTGGGCGTGGTGTGGCTCGCCGCGTCGCTCCCGCTGTTTCAGAGGCCGGCCAGCGCCTCACGGATCGCGTCCAGGTCGCCGTCCGACGCCAACCCGGCGTGA
- a CDS encoding GntR family transcriptional regulator, whose amino-acid sequence MTSVPTPIPSRTQYVLEEIKRRILTGRLTPGQALVETELAAQFGVSKTPVREALKTLAGTGLVVMSQYKGVTVRMVDADMAREVYDVRLLLEPEALKRAVRRGASLEAARDALTRADDATDTAERSLANREFHRALYLPCGNPLLGRMLDEVRDQAALVSAVAWAASPSWDREAGEHREILRLALDGDADGAARALHAHIASFVERAFPGVLDQEGQE is encoded by the coding sequence ATGACCTCTGTGCCCACGCCGATCCCCTCCCGCACGCAGTACGTGCTGGAGGAGATCAAACGCCGCATCCTCACCGGGCGCCTGACGCCTGGCCAGGCCCTGGTGGAGACCGAACTCGCCGCCCAGTTCGGGGTGTCCAAGACCCCGGTGCGCGAGGCGCTCAAGACCCTGGCCGGGACCGGGCTCGTCGTGATGAGCCAGTACAAGGGCGTCACGGTGCGCATGGTGGACGCGGACATGGCGCGCGAGGTCTACGACGTCCGGCTGCTCCTCGAACCCGAGGCGCTCAAGCGGGCCGTGCGGCGCGGGGCTTCGCTGGAAGCCGCGCGGGACGCCCTCACCCGGGCCGACGACGCCACCGACACCGCCGAACGCTCCCTCGCCAACCGGGAGTTCCACCGCGCCCTGTACCTGCCCTGCGGCAACCCGCTGCTCGGCCGGATGCTCGACGAGGTCCGCGACCAGGCCGCCCTGGTCTCCGCCGTCGCCTGGGCCGCCTCGCCGTCCTGGGACCGGGAGGCCGGCGAGCACCGGGAGATCCTGCGGCTCGCCCTGGACGGCGACGCGGACGGCGCCGCCCGCGCCCTGCACGCCCACATCGCGTCCTTCGTGGAACGAGCGTTCCCCGGAGTGCTGGACCAGGAAGGCCAGGAATGA
- a CDS encoding MBL fold metallo-hydrolase, which yields MPPLSLTVLGTASPHPAPGRPCSGYLLRGGGAEVWVDAGPGTFAELQRHTDPSRLTAIWISHLHADHSADLLAAVYAFAHGGLTPPAPIPVYAPPGCAHRLAGFFGRSDVRFLDGILTFHPLYDGHETRHWNLRLTARAVAHDTEAYGLRAECAGRVLAYSGDSGPCAALVELAAESDVFLCEADIDRHREGEQVHLTPEDAGDIARKAGARELLVTHVGPTLTREAATTRAAAAFAGRTSTAFEGATRLV from the coding sequence ATGCCGCCCCTCAGCCTCACCGTCCTCGGTACCGCCTCCCCGCACCCGGCACCGGGCCGCCCCTGCTCCGGCTACCTGCTGCGCGGCGGGGGCGCCGAGGTGTGGGTGGACGCCGGGCCCGGCACCTTCGCGGAATTGCAGCGGCACACGGATCCCTCCCGACTGACGGCCATCTGGATCTCCCACCTGCACGCGGATCACAGCGCCGATCTCCTCGCCGCCGTCTACGCCTTCGCCCACGGCGGACTCACCCCGCCGGCCCCGATCCCGGTCTACGCCCCACCCGGCTGCGCCCACCGGCTCGCCGGGTTCTTCGGGCGCTCCGACGTGCGCTTCCTCGACGGCATCCTCACCTTCCATCCCCTGTACGACGGCCACGAGACCCGGCACTGGAACCTGCGGCTCACCGCGCGGGCCGTCGCGCACGACACCGAGGCCTACGGGCTGCGCGCCGAGTGCGCCGGACGCGTCCTCGCCTACTCGGGGGACAGCGGACCCTGTGCCGCCCTGGTCGAACTCGCCGCGGAGTCCGACGTGTTCCTGTGCGAGGCGGACATCGACCGGCATCGCGAAGGCGAACAGGTCCATCTGACTCCCGAGGACGCCGGAGACATCGCCCGCAAGGCCGGGGCGCGCGAACTGCTCGTCACCCATGTCGGACCGACGCTCACCAGGGAGGCGGCGACCACGCGCGCGGCCGCCGCCTTCGCCGGGCGCACCAGCACGGCCTTCGAGGGCGCCACCCGGCTCGTCTGA